One part of the Drosophila teissieri strain GT53w chromosome 3R, Prin_Dtei_1.1, whole genome shotgun sequence genome encodes these proteins:
- the LOC122619966 gene encoding serine protease inhibitor 42Dd-like — protein MQTIYNPYSFLPSNVKMKYLCLLLLATSVSCRFTDDFYQLLAKKNANKNLISSPLSVEIALSMAYMGARGQTAQEMRQVLKLPEDRKEVAAKYKDLLTGLEGREKVAILSLANRIYVNNLFELVPEYNQIVKDSFKAEAEAISVADPNKAASIVNEWVDNQTLGKIRDIVKPRNMKNLVMVILNAIYFKGQWASEFNPKFTEKVDFRISDQKSVPVEMMTQLGSFKAAHISELGAKVIELPYSNSSLYMVIYLPDRIDGLPELEKKIAGFSLNLDHTEVSLRLPKFKIKFSGLLNDQLIALGIQDAFQTSADFHDLVAKRGVHVGRVVHKAFIEVNEEGAEAAGVTSIAGVLVSSFQIGPLDFNVDHPFAYVIRDEKTIYFQGHFVNPA, from the exons ATGCAGACTATATATAATCCGTATTCGTTCTTACCTTCAAACGTTAAAATGAAGTACTTGT GCCTGCTCCTTTTGGCCACGTCGGTGTCTTGCCGCTTCACCGACGACTTCTAccaacttttggccaagaagAATGCAAACAAGAATCTCATTTCCTCTCCCCTTTCGGTCGAAATCGCACTGAGCATGGCCTACATGGGAGCCAGGGGACAGACAGCCCAAGAAATGAGGCAAGTGTTGAAACTGCCCGAGGACAGAAAGGAAGTGGCAGCCAAATACAAGGATCTTCTGACTGGACTCGAAGGTCGCGAGAAGGTAGCCATTCTTAGTCTAGCGAACCGCATATACGTGAACAATTTGTTCGAGCTAGTACCAGAGTACAATCAGATAGTCAAGGATTCCTTTAAGGCTGAGGCGGAGGCAATCAGCGTTGCTGATCCCAACAAAGCTGCTTCAATTGTCAATGAGTGGGTAGATAATCAGACCCTTGGTAAAATCAGAGACATAGTTAAACCCAGAAACATGAAGAATCTGGTTATGGTCATCTTAAATGCCATTTACTTTAAAGGCCAGTGGGCGTCTGAGTTTAATCCCAAGTTTACAGAGAAGGTAGATTTTCGCATTTCGGATCAAAAGAGTGTTCCTGTCGAGATGATGACACAATTGGGATCATTTAAGGCTGCACATATTAGCGAATTAGGTGCCAAGGTTATCGAGTTACCCTACAGCAATTCAAGCCTCTACATGGTCATCTATCTACCGGATAGGATCGATGGACTACCGGAGTTGGAGAAAAAGATCGCTGGATTCTCCCTGAACCTTGACCACACTGAAGTGTCTTTAAGGCTGCCcaagttcaaaattaaattctcTGGTCTTTTGAACGATCAACTTATAGCG TTGGGCATTCAAGATGCGTTCCAAACTTCGGCTGACTTCCATGATCTGGTGGCGAAGCGTGGGGTTCATGTGGGGAGAGTCGTCCATAAGGCGTTCATAGAGGTTAATGAAGAAGGTGCCGAAGCAGCGGGTGTAACATCAATAGCAGGTGTACTTGTGAGTTCCTTTCAGATAGGGCCATTGGATTTTAATGTCGACCATCCATTTGCATATGTCATTCGCGATGAAAAGACCATTTATTTTCAGGGTCACTTTGTAAACCCGGCATGA
- the LOC122619965 gene encoding serine protease inhibitor 42Dd-like, which translates to MQTIYNQYSFLPSNVKMKYLCLLLLATSVSCRFTDDFYQLLAKKNANKNLISSPLSVEIALSMAYMGARGQTAQEMRQVLKLPEDRKEVAAKYKDLLTGLEGREKVAILSLANRIYVNNLFELVPEYNQIVKDSFKAEAEAISVADPNKAASIVNKWVDNQTRGKIRDIVQPRNIENLVMVILNAIYFKGQWASEFNPKRTKKVDFRISDQKSVPVEMMTQLGSFKAAHISELGAKVIELPYSNSSLYMVIYLPDRIDGLPELEKKIAGFSLNLDHTEVSLRLPKFKIKFSGLLNDQLIALGIQDAFQTSADFHDLVAKRGVHVGRVDHKAFIEVNEEGAEAAGVTSIGWVPASFNPIRPLDFNVDHPFAYVIRDEKTIYFQGHFVNPA; encoded by the exons ATGCAGACTATATATAATCAGTATTCGTTCTTACCTTCAAACGTTAAAATGAAGTACTTGT GCCTGCTCCTTTTGGCCACGTCGGTGTCTTGTCGCTTCACCGACGACTTCTAccaacttttggccaagaagAATGCAAACAAGAATCTCATTTCCTCTCCCCTTTCGGTCGAAATCGCACTGAGCATGGCCTACATGGGAGCCAGGGGACAGACAGCCCAAGAAATGAGGCAAGTGTTGAAACTGCCCGAGGACAGAAAGGAAGTGGCAGCCAAATACAAGGATCTTCTGACTGGACTCGAAGGTCGCGAGAAGGTAGCCATTCTTAGTCTAGCGAACCGCATATACGTGAACAATTTGTTCGAGCTAGTACCAGAGTACAATCAGATAGTCAAGGATTCCTTTAAGGCTGAGGCGGAGGCAATCAGCGTTGCTGATCCCAACAAAGCTGCTTCAATTGTCAATAAGTGGGTAGATAATCAGACCCGTGGTAAAATCAGAGACATAGTACAACCCAGAAACATAGAGAATCTGGTTATGGTCATCTTAAATGCCATTTACTTTAAAGGCCAGTGGGCGTCTGAGTTTAATCCCAAGCGTACAAAGAAGGTAGATTTTCGCATTTCGGATCAAAAGAGTGTTCCTGTCGAGATGATGACACAATTGGGATCATTTAAGGCTGCACATATTAGCGAACTAGGTGCCAAGGTTATCGAGTTACCCTACAGCAATTCAAGCCTCTACATGGTCATCTATCTACCGGATAGGATCGATGGACTACCGGAGTTGGAGAAAAAGATCGCTGGATTCTCCCTGAACCTTGACCACACTGAAGTGTCTTTAAGGCTGCCcaagttcaaaattaaattctcTGGTCTTTTGAACGATCAACTTATAGCG TTGGGCATTCAAGATGCGTTCCAAACTTCGGCTGACTTCCATGATCTGGTGGCGAAGCGTGGGGTTCATGTGGGGAGAGTCGACCATAAGGCGTTCATAGAGGTTAATGAAGAAGGTGCCGAAGCAGCGGGTGTAACATCAATAGGATGGGTACCTGCGAGTTTTAATCCGATACGGCCATTGGATTTTAATGTCGATCATCCATTTGCTTATGTCATTCGCGATGAAAAGACCATTTATTTTCAGGGTCACTTTGTAAACCCGGCATGA
- the LOC122619967 gene encoding serine protease inhibitor 42Dd-like, which yields MQTIYNPYSFLPSNVKMKYLCLLLLATSVSCRFTDDFYQLLAKKNANKNLISSPLSVEIALSMAYMGARGQTAQEMRQVLKLPEDRKEVAAKYKDLLTGLEGREKVAILSLANRIYVNNLFELVPEYNQIVKDSFKAEAEAISVADPNKAASIVNEWVDNQTLGKIRDIVKPGNMKNLVMVILNAIYFKGQWASEFNPKRTKKVDFRISDQKSVPVEMMRQLGSFKAAHISELGAKVIELPYSNSSLYMVIYLPDRIDGLPELEKKIAGFSLNLDRTKVSLRLPKFKIEYFGLLNDQLIALGIQDAFQSSADFNDLVAKRGVHVGSVVHKAFIEVNEEGAEAAGVTSIEFVPLSFSPIRLLDFNVDHPFAYVIRDEKTIYFQGHFVNPA from the exons ATGCAGACTATATATAATCCGTATTCGTTCTTACCTTCAAACGTTAAAATGAAGTACTTGT GCCTGCTCCTTTTGGCCACGTCGGTGTCTTGCCGCTTCACCGACGACTTCTAccaacttttggccaagaagAATGCAAACAAGAATCTCATTTCCTCTCCCCTTTCGGTCGAAATCGCACTGAGCATGGCCTACATGGGAGCCAGGGGACAGACAGCCCAAGAAATGAGGCAAGTGTTGAAACTGCCCGAGGACAGAAAGGAAGTGGCAGCCAAATACAAGGATCTTCTGACTGGACTCGAAGGTCGCGAGAAGGTAGCCATTCTTAGTCTAGCGAACCGCATATACGTGAACAATTTGTTCGAGCTAGTACCAGAGTACAATCAGATAGTCAAGGATTCCTTTAAGGCTGAGGCGGAGGCAATCAGCGTTGCTGATCCCAACAAAGCTGCTTCAATTGTCAATGAGTGGGTAGATAATCAGACCCTTGGTAAAATCAGAGACATAGTTAAACCCGGAAACATGAAGAATCTGGTTATGGTCATCTTAAATGCCATTTACTTTAAAGGCCAGTGGGCGTCTGAGTTTAATCCCAAGCGTACAAAGAAGGTAGATTTTCGCATTTCGGATCAAAAGAGTGTTCCTGTCGAGATGATGAGACAATTGGGATCATTTAAGGCTGCACATATTAGCGAATTAGGTGCCAAGGTTATCGAGTTACCCTACAGCAATTCAAGCCTTTACATGGTCATCTATCTACCAGATAGGATCGATGGACTACCGGAGTTGGAGAAAAAGATCGCTGGATTCTCCCTGAACCTTGATCGCACTAAAGTGTCTTTAAGGCTGCCcaagttcaaaattgaatACTTTGGTCTTTTGAACGATCAACTTATAGCG TTGGGCATTCAAGATGCGTTCCAAAGTTCGGCTGACTTCAATGATCTGGTGGCGAAGCGTGGGGTTCATGTGGGGAGTGTCGTCCATAAGGCGTTCATAGAGGTTAATGAAGAAGGTGCCGAAGCAGCGGGTGTAACATCAATAGAATTTGTACCTTTGAGTTTTAGTCCGATACGGCTATTGGATTTTAATGTCGATCATCCATTTGCATATGTCATTCGCGATGAAAAGACCATTTATTTTCAGGGTCACTTTGTAAACCCGGCATGA